A genomic region of Venturia canescens isolate UGA chromosome 9, ASM1945775v1, whole genome shotgun sequence contains the following coding sequences:
- the LOC122416076 gene encoding uncharacterized protein gives METPVRFFLVVTVFLVTAHCRRLHHHRDSGYLNHVQLVHQFRCSSPQPRAIKVEDLLTAGPSPDEIFYPASTVLSRCEGSGCCPDLKHTCGPIETKKVSLVFMVKHRIDSQRDRHHEVIHAVEHTKCGCGFEDDERFIRGNKIE, from the exons ATGGAAACCCCCGTCAGGTTTTTCCTCGTCGTAACTGTGTTTCTTGTCACTGCTCATTGTCGACGACTCCACCATCACAg GGACAGTGGTTACTTGAACCACGTGCAATTGGTCCACCAGTTTCGCTGCTCATCGCCGCAGCCACGTGCAATCAAAGTCGAAGATTTATTGACAGCTGGTCCAAGTCCTgatgagatattttatcctgcGTCGACGGTCCTGTCAAGATGCGAGGGTTCAGGCTGCTGTCCCGATCTGAAACACACGTGCGGACCAATCGAGACGAAAAAAGTCAGTCTAGTTTTCATGGTGAAGCATCGAATCGACAGTCAACGTGATCGCCACCACGAAGTCATTCACGCGGTTGAGCATACGAAGTGTGGCTGCGGCTTCGAAGACGACGAAAGATTTATACGAGGAAACAAAATCGAATAG
- the LOC122416075 gene encoding uncharacterized protein codes for MDLKVLLSVATVVAAMGLASARPQEHSQTWKGLPTMVVMMQLSDDAANLKEEQSSSLSTGESTAGRPSLMIIRLRPVQSDSTDSRLGTPAIDALAKNRSNDRTDDDAILKQSRGTDDSNVSVEKSRTDDHNSEAILKMSPTDLDNTDFILGKTRTGVVDEAIPTEIPTDVSGSNAATEDSSRGMKVSNGYAKDIGIGTKMNLIKSSDHPASGSQHVPTLFIRASDDGTASKSTSALGSDSELERPSLYPRQQTLLRYAHPARYI; via the coding sequence ATGGACCTTAAAGTTCTGCTGAGCGTTGCCACTGTCGTCGCAGCGATGGGACTTGCATCAGCCAGACCGCAAGAACACTCACAAACATGGAAAGGTCTGCCAACGATGGTTGTCATGATGCAACTGTCAGATGATGCGGCGAACCTGAAAGAGGAGCAGAGCAGCTCGCTGTCAACGGGCGAGAGCACGGCTGGCAGACCATCGTTGATGATCATCCGACTCAGACCCGTTCAATCCGATTCAACTGACAGCCGACTTGGTACCCCGGCGATCGACGCCCTCGCGAAGAATAGAAGCAACGATAGGACTGACGACGATGCCATTCTGAAGCAAAGTCGCGGTACCGATGACAGCAACGTCAGTGTCGAAAAAAGTCGTACCGACGACCACAACAGCGAAGCCATTCTGAAGATGAGTCCCACCGACCTCGACAATACGGATTTTATTCTTGGGAAAACTCGTACCGGTGTCGTTGACGAGGCCATTCCTACAGAAATTCCCACCGACGTTAGTGGCAGCAACGCTGCTACAGAGGACAGCAGCAGGGGCATGAAAGTCAGCAATGGCTATGCGAAGGACATTGGCATTGGCACGAAGATGAACCTCATCAAGAGTTCCGATCACCCTGCATCAGGCTCCCAGCACGTCCCGACATTATTCATCCGAGCAAGCGACGATGGAACCGCATCAAAGTCGACTTCGGCATTGGGAAGTGATTCTGAATTGGAACGGCCGAGTCTTTATCCTCGTCAACAAACCTTGTTGCGATACGCTCATCCAGCAAGGTACATTTAG
- the LOC122415843 gene encoding uncharacterized protein — MRTVARGVSSKLLLRLLMVLTSLDSFSARSNPTLTTPPTSSVKNESGIGNRVNLLRSLDISRKFGCNDPQARAYNLRDLMERLELHGPGESTNQPPYMVVKRCDGHSGCCWSPDMACTLIDNSTYYEDIEIEVWSLLTKKSRRQWIRVEQHGKCSCEVMNSSDRERLKFEKPNVTLLR, encoded by the coding sequence atGAGAACCGTGGCTCGTGGTGTTTCGAGCAAACTGTTGCTTCGTCTATTGATGGTGCTGACAAGCTTGGACAGTTTTTCGGCTCGTTCAAATCCGACGTTAACGACTCCTCCTACGagttcggtaaaaaatgaatcggGAATCGGCAACAGAGTAAACCTCTTACGGTCGCTTGACATATCCCGCAAGTTTGGGTGCAACGATCCTCAAGCACGTGCTTATAATCTTCGCGATTTGATGGAACGGTTGGAGCTCCATGGTCCCGGTGAAAGCACGAATCAGCCTCCTTACATGGTGGTTAAAAGATGCGACGGTCATTCAGGCTGCTGCTGGAGTCCTGACATGGCCTGCACGTTGATCGACAACTCAACCTATTACGAGGACATTGAAATTGAAGTTTGGAGTTTACTCACTAAAAAAAGTCGGAGACAGTGGATAAGGGTCGAACAACATGGCAAATGTAGCTGCGAAGTTATGAATTCCAGTGACAGAGAAAGGCTCAAATTCGAGAAACCGAATGTTACGCTTCTTCGATAa